The proteins below come from a single Biomphalaria glabrata chromosome 10, xgBioGlab47.1, whole genome shotgun sequence genomic window:
- the LOC106078183 gene encoding endoglucanase E-4-like, whose translation MKALVILTFLALAGASNVTIMSHWSGGFQGQACIPISKELDGWKAHLKFSEDVERLEVWAATATKLNGREYLLVNKDYDAQQHVGADLCFGFMGYGSGDVVPETTIYIEGMDGPYGDGGTSQQTTPVPHTNGGTPSKNYEDALAKSILFYDAQRSGKLPANNPIKWRGDSAVNDCVPGGWYDAGDHVKFGLPLASSTTLLLWGFVSFKDGYVKAGQLDAMYDMIKWPLDYYLRGWNPQTKQLIAQVGDGNVDHKFWGRPEDMTMARPCQWISATNKGSDIAGETAASLALGAIAFKEKDPQYSAQLLTAAESLYAFAKANRGVFAGASQFYSSARDIDELCEASMWLYRATNNKQYLEEAKTYVEVAWGWALSWEDKKVSCQLLLYEDTQNSSYKDAVVGFLHGWLPGGSTVYTPCGLAWRDMWGANRYAGNTALYALLTAEAGISSRTYRAWAIEQINYMLGDNKHAGGCYSFQIGYGSKYPLQPHHRAASCPDRPAPCSHDQLNAPGPSPQVLVGALVGGPEASDLYEDLRTDYVHNEVATDYNSGFQGALAGIVHLILTDNFPATQNKCPCSAS comes from the exons ATGAAAGCACTGGTCATCTTAACGTTCCTAGCACTGGCAGGCGCCTCCAACGTCACCATCATGTCCCATTGGTCCGGCGGATTCCAAGGCCAAGCATGCATCCCAATCTCCAAGGAGCTGGACGGCTGGAAAGCCCACCTCAAGTTTAGCGAGGACGTGGAGAGGCTGGAGGTGTGGGCCGCCACGGCCACCAAGCTGAACGGGCGGGAGTACCTCCTGGTGAACAAGGACTACGACGCCCAGCAGCACGTGGGCGCCGACCTGTGCTTCGGCTTCATGGGGTACGGGTCAGGAGACGTCGTGCCGGAAACCACCATCTACATCGAGGGAATGGACGGGCCGTACGGGGACGGGGGCACCAGCCAGCAAACCACTCCGGTCCCTCACACCAATGGGGGAACTCCTAGCAAGAACTACGAAGACGCCTTAGCCAAATCGATCCTGTTTTATGATGCTCAAAG GTCAGGTAAACTTCCTGCTAACAATCCCATCAAGTGGAGGGGCGACTCAGCGGTCAATGACTGTGTCCCAGGGGGCTGGTACGACGCCGGAGATCATGTCAAGTTCGGGCTCCCTCTGGCCTCTTCAACTACACTTCTGCTCTGGGGATTTGTCAG TTTCAAGGATGGCTACGTAAAAGCCGGACAACTGGACGCCATGTACGACATGATCAAGTGGCCCCTGGACTACTACTTGAGAGGCTGGAATCCTCAGACCAAGCAGCTCATCGCCCAGGTCGGTGACGGGAATGTGGATCACAAGTTCTGGGGGCGGCCTGAGGACATGACGATGGCCAGGCCTTGTCAGTGGATCAGTGCGACTAACAAg GGAAGTGACATAGCCGGGGAGACTGCCGCCTCGTTGGCACTGGGGGCCATAGCCTTCAAGGAGAAAGATCCACAGTACAGCGCCCAGCTACTCACAGCTGCAGAGAGCCTCTATGCATTTGCTAAGGCCAACAG GGGCGTATTCGCCGGTGCCTCTCAGTTTTACTCCTCTGCCAGAGACATAGACGAGCTCTGTGAGGCCAGTATGTGGCTGTACAGGGCcaccaacaacaaacaatatCTGGAGGAGGCCAAAACGTACGTGGAAGTGGCCTGGGGCTGGGCACTCAGCTGGGAGGACAAGAAAG TGTCCTGCCAACTTCTCCTCTACGAAGACACACAGAACAGTTCCTATAAAGATGCCGTAGTTGGCTTCTTGCACGGATGGTTGCCAGGTGGTAGTACCGTTTACACGCCTTGCGGACTTGCCTGGAGGGATATGTGGGGTGCTAATAG GTACGCTGGCAACACAGCCCTGTACGCCCTGCTGACTGCCGAGGCTGGAATCAGCTCCAGGACATATCGGGCCTGGGCTATTGAGCAGATCAACTACATGCTAGGGGACAACAAGCACGCCGGAGGCTGCTACAGTTTTCAAATTGGCTACGGCTCCAAGTACCCATTGCAGCCTCACCACAGGGCAGCGTCTTGCCCAGACAGGCCGGCACCCTGCTCGCATGACCAGCTCAACGCCCCAGGCCCAAGCCCTCAGGTGCTGGTGGGTGCCTTGGTAGGGGGCCCAGAGGCGTCCGACTTGTACGAGGACTTGAGAACAGATTATGTCCACAACGAGGTCGCCACGGACTATAACTCTGGATTTCAAGGGGCACTTGCAGGGATTGTTCATTTAATATTGACGGATAATTTCCCTGCCACGCAAAATAAATGCCCATGTTCAGCTTCGTAA